One part of the Dermacentor silvarum isolate Dsil-2018 chromosome 6, BIME_Dsil_1.4, whole genome shotgun sequence genome encodes these proteins:
- the LOC119455661 gene encoding ATP synthase-coupling factor 6, mitochondrial isoform X2: protein MSSKLQGRRCDLTTRSLKCGNMALHARVTNLAKQCMAQCKRNYGVSAVLMQKSLDPIQQLFVDKIREYAQKSKSKSELFLDADASITKEYNDELLKTAQQYGGGKTADMTEFPKFEFQDPTLDPINMEQKK, encoded by the exons ATGAGCTCAAAGCTTCAAGGTCGTCGTTGTGACCTGACAACACGTTCTCTAAAGTGCG GAAACATGGCCTTGCACGCGAGAGTCACCAACTTGGCCAAGCAGTGCATGGCGCAGTGCAAGAGGAACTACGGTGTCAGCGCCGTTCTAATGCAAAAGTCGCTAGACCCTATTCAGCAGCTGTTCGTGGACAAGATCCGCGAGTACGCGCAGAAGAGCAA ATCCAAGAGCGAGTTGTTTCTTGACGCTGATGCCTCCATCACCAAGGAGTACAATGATGAATTGCTGAAAACAGCACAACAGTACGGTGGTGGCAAGACTGCCGACATGACAGAATTTCCAAAGTTTGAGTTTCAAG ATCCTACATTGGACCCCATCAACATGGAACAAAAGAAGTGA
- the LOC119455661 gene encoding uncharacterized protein LOC119455661 isoform X1, with protein sequence MTRQYHTGRGTCWGKTQKPRPTGQQRRSHRRSQNRQKCLPLRQVVESSQRRRQTNFFYAARFKQEIADQRKYCRYHVTGSGFLATSRTFTPVSVYCETKGNMALHARVTNLAKQCMAQCKRNYGVSAVLMQKSLDPIQQLFVDKIREYAQKSKSKSELFLDADASITKEYNDELLKTAQQYGGGKTADMTEFPKFEFQDPTLDPINMEQKK encoded by the exons ATGACGCGCCAGTACCATACCGGACGTGGCACATGCTGGGGAAAAACGCAGAAACCTAGGCCTACAGGACAGCAACGTCGCTCACACCGGCGCTCTCAGAATCGCCAAAAGTGCCTACCTCTACGACAAGTAGTCGAGTCATCCCAGCGTCGGAGGCAAACCAACTTTTTTTACGCCGCGCGGTTTAAACAGGAAATTGCAGACCAAAGGAAATACTGCCGATATCATGTGACCGGATCTGGATTTCTCGCAACATCTCGTACCTTTACACCGGTTTCGGTATATTGCGAGACGAAGG GAAACATGGCCTTGCACGCGAGAGTCACCAACTTGGCCAAGCAGTGCATGGCGCAGTGCAAGAGGAACTACGGTGTCAGCGCCGTTCTAATGCAAAAGTCGCTAGACCCTATTCAGCAGCTGTTCGTGGACAAGATCCGCGAGTACGCGCAGAAGAGCAA ATCCAAGAGCGAGTTGTTTCTTGACGCTGATGCCTCCATCACCAAGGAGTACAATGATGAATTGCTGAAAACAGCACAACAGTACGGTGGTGGCAAGACTGCCGACATGACAGAATTTCCAAAGTTTGAGTTTCAAG ATCCTACATTGGACCCCATCAACATGGAACAAAAGAAGTGA
- the LOC119455661 gene encoding ATP synthase-coupling factor 6, mitochondrial isoform X3: MALHARVTNLAKQCMAQCKRNYGVSAVLMQKSLDPIQQLFVDKIREYAQKSKSKSELFLDADASITKEYNDELLKTAQQYGGGKTADMTEFPKFEFQDPTLDPINMEQKK; this comes from the exons ATGGCCTTGCACGCGAGAGTCACCAACTTGGCCAAGCAGTGCATGGCGCAGTGCAAGAGGAACTACGGTGTCAGCGCCGTTCTAATGCAAAAGTCGCTAGACCCTATTCAGCAGCTGTTCGTGGACAAGATCCGCGAGTACGCGCAGAAGAGCAA ATCCAAGAGCGAGTTGTTTCTTGACGCTGATGCCTCCATCACCAAGGAGTACAATGATGAATTGCTGAAAACAGCACAACAGTACGGTGGTGGCAAGACTGCCGACATGACAGAATTTCCAAAGTTTGAGTTTCAAG ATCCTACATTGGACCCCATCAACATGGAACAAAAGAAGTGA